The Aeromicrobium tamlense nucleotide sequence CCTCCAACCGCAACTTCGAAGGCCGTCAGGGCAAGGGTGGCCGCACGCACCTGGTCTCGCCCGACGTCGCCGTCGCCACCGCCGTCACCGGCCACCTGGCCTCGCCGGCCGACCTCTGAGGACGATCACCATGGACAAGTTCATCTCCCACACCGGCGTCGGCGCCCCGCTGCGCCGCAGCAACGTCGACACCGACCAGATCATCCCGGCGGTCTACCTCAAGCGCGTCACCCGCACGGGCTTCGAGGACGGCCTCTTCGCCGCTTGGCGCAACGACCCGGAGTTCGTCCTGAACCAGCCGGCGTACACGAACGCCACGGTGCTCGTGGCGGGCCCCGACTTCGGCACCGGCTCGTCGCGCGAGCACGCCGTCTGGGCGCTGCAGAACTACGGCTTCAAGGTCATCATCAGCCCCCGCTTCGGCGACATCTTCCGCGGCAACTCCGGCAAAGCCGGCCTCCTCGCGGCGCAGGTCGACGACAAGGTCGTCACGGCGCTGTGGGAGTACCTCGAGGCCAACCCGGGCGCGCAGATCAGCGTCGACCTCGAGTCGCGCACGGTCTCGGCCGGCGAGGGCGTCGACCGCATCGAGGACTCGTTCACGATCGACGACTACACCCGCTGGCGCCTGCTGGAGGGCCTCGACGACATCGGCATCACGCTCGGCCACGCCGACGACATCGCCGCGTACGAGTCCCGTCGTCCGAGCTTCAAGCCCGCGACGCTCTGACGGTTCACTGGCACGGCCTCCGGGTCGTACTAGGGTCATCCCATGTCCCGCACCCGTCCGCTGCCCACCGTGCTGCGGATCGTGGTCGTGGTGCTGCGGCCGATCTTCATGGTGGTCACCAAGCGTGACTGGAAGGGCGCGGAGCACCTGCCGCGCTCCGGCGGTTTCGTCGTCGCCGTGAACCATCTGTCGTACACCGATCCGTTCCTGTTCGGGCACTGGCTCGTCGACCACGACATCCCGCCGCGGTTCCTCGTGAAGGACCCGCTGTTCGCGGTGCCGGTGATCGGGTGGCTGTTGCGCAAGGCGGGGCAGATCCCGGTCTACCGCGGCACGGGCGCGGCCGCGGAGTCGCTGCGCGCGGCCATCCAGACGGTCGAGTCCGGATCCGTCGTGGCGATCTACCCCGAGGGCACGATGACCCGCGACCCCGGCGGCTGGCCGATGTCCGGCCGCGACGGCGCCGTCCGCACGGCGCACGCGGGCGGCGTCCCGCTCGTCCCGGTGGCCCAGTGGGGACCGCAGGAGATCATGTGGCCCTACCGCCGCGAGCTCCGCCTCTTCCCGCGCAAGACCGTCCACGTGCGGGTCGGCGCGCCGATCGACCTCTCGGGGCTCGGCGAGCACCCCACGCAGGAGCAGATCCACGCCGCCACCGAGCGGCTCATGGACGAGATCACCGCGCTGCAGGCGCAGATCAGGGGCGAGTCGCCCACGTCCCCGCGGATCGACGTCCGCACGCTGAAGAAGCCCAAGACCCGATACGAGGAGAGCTGATGGTCACTGCAGCAGTCATGGGAGCCGGGTCCTGGGGCACCGCCTTCTCGATCGTGCTCGCCGACGCGGGCCACGACGTCCACCTGTGGGGGCGGCGCGAGGAGACGTGCGAGAACATCAACGAGCGGCACGAGAACACCGAGTACCTGCCGGGCCAGGAGCTGCCGGGCACGATCCGCGCCACCACCGACCCCGCCGAGGCGCTCGCCGATGCCGCGATCGTCGTGCTGGCCGTGCCGTCCCAGACGCTGCGCCCCAACCTCGAGTCGTGGGGACACCTCATCGAGCCGTCCGCCGTGATGGTGAGCCTCATGAAGGGCGTCGAGCTCGGCTCCCACATGCGCATGAGCGAGGTCATCGCCGAGGTCACGGGCGCCGGTCCCGAGCGGATCGCCGTCATCACGGGACCCAACCTCGCGAAGGAGATCGCCCGGCGCGAGCCCGCCGCCGCGGTGGTGGCGTGCGCCGACGAGTCGGTGGCCCTCCAGCTGCAGAAGTACCTGCACACCACGGCCTTCCGGCCCTACACGAACACCGACGTCGTCGGCTGCGAGCTCGGCGGCACGGTGAAGAACATCATCGGCCTCGCCGTCGGCGTGTGCGACGGCCTCGGCTTCGGCGACAACACCAAGGCGTCGGTCATCACCCGCGGCCTGGCCGAGACGGCCCGCCTCGGCATGGCGATGGGCGCCGACCCGATGACGTTCATGGGCTTGGCCGGCCTCGGCGACCTCGTGGCCACGTGCTCCTCGCCGCTCTCGCGCAACCGCACGTTCGGCGAGAAGCTGGGCCGCGGCATGACGGTCGACGAGATCACCTCGCAGACCCGCCAGGTCGCCGAGGGCGTGAAGTCCTGCGTGTCCGTCGCCGAGCTGTCGGAGATGCACGGCGTCGAGATGCCGATCGTCGAGCACGTCCGCGCGCTCGTCGACGGTCACATGACGCCCACCGAGCTCGTCAACGCGCTGATCAGCCGCTCGGCCAAGCCCGAGACCCGCTGACGGGCGTCAGCCCAGGGCGGCCTCGATGTCGGCCCACAGGTCCTCGACGGCCTCGATGCCGACGCTGAGCCGGATCAGTCCCGCGGGGATCGTCTCGGGCTCGGCGGGGAAGCGGCGACGGCGCTCCCACGTGGACTCCACGCCGCCGAGGCTGGTCGCGTGCGTGATGACGCGGCTGGACTCCGTCGCCCGCTGCGCGTGGTCGGCGTCGTCGACGACGAAGCAGACCATCGAGCCGAACCCGGGGTAGCGGACCTCGGCCACGGCCGGGTGCGCCTTCAGCCGGTCCGCGAGCACGGCGGCGCTGGCCTCGGCGCGGTCGAGTCGCACGGCCAGCGTGCGCACGCCGCGCACGGCCAGGAAGCACTCGAGCGCACCCGGGATCGCGCCGTGCAGCGACCGGTGGTCGTGAAGGCGTTCGTACAGCGTGTCGTCGCCGGTCGCAAGGACGCCGAGGACGAGGTCGCTGTGGCCGCCGAGCAGCTTCGAGGCGGAGTGGGTCACGATGTCGGCGCCGTAGGACAGTGGACGGTCGCGCAGCGGCGTGCGGAAGGTGTTGTCCACCGCGACGAGCGCGCCCGCCTCCTTCGCAGCCGCCACCAGGGCGGGCAGGTCGCCGACCTCCATCGCGGGATTGGTGGGCGACTCCAGCCAGACCAGGTCCGCTCCGGTGAACGCGTCGATGCTGCCGGCGGTGTCGGACGGGTCGATGAGGCGCACCTCGTACGGCCCGCTCTGCACGAGGCTCGTCGTGCCGTTGTAGCCGTGGCGGGGGAGCACCACGACCGCGCCGGGCTCCAGCAGGCCGAGCGTGGCCGCCGCGGTCGCGATGCCGGAGGCGAAGGCCAGCGCGCGGCCACCCTCGAGCTCGCCGACGACGCTCTCGAACGACTCGTACGCCGGGTTGGCGTGCCGCCCGTACTCGAACGCGCCGCCCGCGTGGAACGAGCTCGCGAGGGTGATGGGGGCGTTGAGCGGCGCGCCGGGCTCGTGAGCCGGGCGACCTGCGATGACGGTCACGGTGTCGGGCTGCATGGTTCCAGTGTCACAGGCGGGTAGAGTCGAGCCGATGCGCACCACGATCGCCGTCGTCTTCGGAGGCCAGTCCAGTGAGCACGGCGTCTCGTGCCTGACCGCGCGCGAGGTCCTCGCCGTGATCGATCGCGACCGCTACGACGTCGTCCCCGTCGGCATCACGCCCGACGGCCGGTGGGTCGAGGAGACCGCCGTGTGGGACGACCTCGAGCCCGGGGCGCTGCCGTCGGTCCGCGACGGTTTCCCGCCGTTCTCGTGGGACCGCATCCGCGACCTCGACGTCGTCTTCCCGCTGCTGCACGGCCCGTGGGGCGAGGACGGCACCGTCCAGGGCCTGTTCGAGCTCGCCGGCGTCCGCTACGTCGGCGCGGGCGTCTTGGCCAGCTCGGTCGGCATGGACAAGCCGTTCACCAAGACCGTCTTCTCGGCCGCCGGACTGCCGCAGCTGCCCTACGTGACGATCCAGCCGTGGGAGTGGGACGCCAAGCGCGACCGCGCCGAGGCGCGCATCCACGCGCTCGGGCTGCCGGTCTTCGTCAAGCCCGCGCGCGCCGGCTCCAGCTCGGGCGTCACGCCCGTCCACGACTGGGACCAGCTCGAGGACGCCGTGCTCACCGCGCGGAAGTTCGACCCCAAGGTCATCGTCGAGTCCGCCGCGCACGGCAAGCGCGAGGTCGAGTGCGCGGTCATCCAGGACGAGCGCGGCATGCCGATCGCCAGCGAGGTCGGCGAGATCGTCGTGGCCGAGGACACCGACCACGAGTACTACGACTTCGAGGCCAAGTACCTCGACGGCACGAGCACCAACGTGGTGCCGGCCGACCTGTCCGAGACGATGCGCCAGCGCATCCGCGAGTACGCCCTCCAGGCGTTCGACGCGATCGGCTGCGAAGGCCTCGCCCGCGTGGACTTCTTCCTCACCGACAGCGTCGGCGGGGGACTCGTCATCAACGAGATCAACACGATGCCGGGGTTCACCCCGTTCTCGATGTTCCCCAAGCTCTGGGCCGCCTCCGGCGTGGACTACCCCGAGCTGGTCGAGCGCCTCATCCAGCTGGCGCTCCAGCGCCCCACCGGCCTCCGTTGATCCCGAGATCTGCTCCATTTTCCACTTCTGAACCCGGCTGAGACGTAGAAGATCAAGCACATCTCGCCCGTTGGAGGGCGTCGACGACTCGACGGAAGACCATCGTCGGGTTCGCGAGGTCGGCGACGGTGACCACGACGACCCGCCAGCCCTCGGCTTCCAGCAGCTCACGCCGACGCAGGTCGTGCTGACGCTGCCGCGCGTCGCGCTCGTGCTGCCAGCCGTCGTACTCGACGACGACCCGCTCCCGGCGGTAGACGAGATCGCCATAGGCGAGGAATCCGCCGTGGGCGTCGGCGATGAGGCCGTTGAGCTCCGGCTCCGGGAGACCTCCGAGGACCAGGAGGAGCCTCACGCGCGTCTCCTGTGGTGAGGCCGAACCTTCGCGGACCCACTCCATCGCCCGTCGCGCCCGCTGCACGCCGTCGAAGTGCACGGCATGGACGAAGCCGAGGAGGTCGAGGCGCTCGACGATCCCCTTCGCGATCATCCAGTCGCCGACGACGACCAGCTCCTGCCAGGACAGCACCGTCCCACAGTCGACGAAGGTGCGAGCAGCGCCGACCAGGCGGAGTCCGTCGACCTCCTCGAGGAACAGCGAGCCCTGGAAGCGGTGGACACGGTAGCCGTCGGCGGTCCGATCGATCCGGCGCCGGGTGGCCAAGTGCACGGGGGAGGCGGACCGTAGGTCGAGGCCGCGCCACGCGAGGTTGCTCGTGTGACTCAGACCCGCACCGTCACCGAGCCAGGCCAAGCCCGCCAGCGCCTCCAGCTCGAAGGAGGACTCCATGGTGGCGTAGCGGTACCAGCCGGGGGCAACGCTGACGCAGCGTGGGCCGGCGAGGACGCGGTCGGTCAGTCCGGCAGCGAGCGCCTCGCGTCGACTGAAGACGGTCTGGTGGAACTGCTCGGGAAGAGGGGAGAGCCGTGGCATGCCCGACAGGCTGCCGGGAGCGGCGGGCCTCGGCGCAGCTCATCCACAGCACCCCGCACGCGCACAAGATTTGCTCCTTTTTCGACGTTTCAGACCCTCTGAAACGTCGAAAAAGGAGCAAATCTCGGGAGGGGCGGAGGTCAGATCCGGACGACGGGGCAGGTCAGCGTGCGGGTGATGCCGGGGACGCGCTGGATCTGCGAGACGACGAGGGATCCGAGCTCGTCGACCGAGGGACCCTCGGCGCGGACGATGACGTCGTAGGGACCCGTGACGTCCTCGGACAGCTCGACCCCCTGGATCTGGGCGATCGCGGCGGCGACGTCGGCAGCCTTGCCGACCTCGGTCTGGACGAGGATGTAGGCGTGAACGGCCATCGGGGACGTCCTTTCTTCCGGGCCATGACACGCTACCGCAGTCCCCGGGGTCGGGCGCATGCGGCTGAGACAATGACGTCGTGAGCGAGCAGACGATTGCGGAACTGGGCGAGTTCGCCCTGATCGACCTCGTCCGGGGCCGCCTGGGCACGAGCGACTACGTGCTGGTCGGGCCAGGCGACGACGCGGCCCACATCGCCACCGCCGACGGCACCTACGTGACCGCGACCGACATCCTCGTCGAGGGACGTCACTTCCGCCGCGACTGGTCCACCGCGGCCGACATCGGTCGCAAGGCGGTCGCCGCGAACCTCTCCGACATCAACGCCATGGGCGGGGTGGCCACGGCGCTCGTCGTCGCGTTCGCCGCGCCCGGCGACACCCCGGTCAAGTGGGTCGCCGACCTCATCGGCGGCATGGTCGAGGAGTGCGACAAGGTCGGCGCCAAGATCGTCGGCGGCGACATGTCCGCGGCCGACCAGATCGTCATCTCGATCACCGCGCTGGGCGACGCCGAGCGTCCGGTCACCCGCTCGGGCGCGCAGGTGGGCGACCAGGTCGCGTACGCGGGCACCCTGGGCCTCGCGTCGGCGGGCTACGGCGCCCTGAGCCGCGGGTTCCGCTCGCCCAAGGCCGCCGTCGACGAGCACCGTGCCCCGCACCCGCCGTACGCCGCCGGACCGGCCGCCGCGGCGGGTGGAGCCACGTCGATGATCGACATCAGCGACGGCCTGCTGGCCGACCTCGGCCACGTCGCCCGCGCGAGCAAGGTCGCCATCGATCTCGACCCCGCGTCGTTCCCCATCCTCGACGCCGTGCAGACGGTCGCCGGCGCGCTCGGCGGCGTCGACCCGCTGCGGTTCGTGCTGGCCGGCGGCGACGACTACGCGCTGGCCGCCACGTTCCCCACGAGCGCGAGCCTGCCCGAGGGCTGGACCCGCATCGGCGTCGTCAAGGCGGGGGAGGGCGTCACCGTGGCCGGCGCGCCCTACGAGGGCGGCACCGGCCACAAGCACTGGAACTGACGGCTTCGCCGTCGGGGCACTGGAACTGACGGCGTCGCCGTCGGGGCCCTGGAACGGACGGCGTTGTCGTCGGGGCACTGGAGCCGATCAGTCCTGGA carries:
- a CDS encoding DUF559 domain-containing protein; translation: MPRLSPLPEQFHQTVFSRREALAAGLTDRVLAGPRCVSVAPGWYRYATMESSFELEALAGLAWLGDGAGLSHTSNLAWRGLDLRSASPVHLATRRRIDRTADGYRVHRFQGSLFLEEVDGLRLVGAARTFVDCGTVLSWQELVVVGDWMIAKGIVERLDLLGFVHAVHFDGVQRARRAMEWVREGSASPQETRVRLLLVLGGLPEPELNGLIADAHGGFLAYGDLVYRRERVVVEYDGWQHERDARQRQHDLRRRELLEAEGWRVVVVTVADLANPTMVFRRVVDALQRARCA
- a CDS encoding Lrp/AsnC ligand binding domain-containing protein, which codes for MAVHAYILVQTEVGKAADVAAAIAQIQGVELSEDVTGPYDVIVRAEGPSVDELGSLVVSQIQRVPGITRTLTCPVVRI
- a CDS encoding lysophospholipid acyltransferase family protein, with product MSRTRPLPTVLRIVVVVLRPIFMVVTKRDWKGAEHLPRSGGFVVAVNHLSYTDPFLFGHWLVDHDIPPRFLVKDPLFAVPVIGWLLRKAGQIPVYRGTGAAAESLRAAIQTVESGSVVAIYPEGTMTRDPGGWPMSGRDGAVRTAHAGGVPLVPVAQWGPQEIMWPYRRELRLFPRKTVHVRVGAPIDLSGLGEHPTQEQIHAATERLMDEITALQAQIRGESPTSPRIDVRTLKKPKTRYEES
- a CDS encoding D-alanine--D-alanine ligase family protein, with translation MRTTIAVVFGGQSSEHGVSCLTAREVLAVIDRDRYDVVPVGITPDGRWVEETAVWDDLEPGALPSVRDGFPPFSWDRIRDLDVVFPLLHGPWGEDGTVQGLFELAGVRYVGAGVLASSVGMDKPFTKTVFSAAGLPQLPYVTIQPWEWDAKRDRAEARIHALGLPVFVKPARAGSSSGVTPVHDWDQLEDAVLTARKFDPKVIVESAAHGKREVECAVIQDERGMPIASEVGEIVVAEDTDHEYYDFEAKYLDGTSTNVVPADLSETMRQRIREYALQAFDAIGCEGLARVDFFLTDSVGGGLVINEINTMPGFTPFSMFPKLWAASGVDYPELVERLIQLALQRPTGLR
- the leuD gene encoding 3-isopropylmalate dehydratase small subunit; the protein is MDKFISHTGVGAPLRRSNVDTDQIIPAVYLKRVTRTGFEDGLFAAWRNDPEFVLNQPAYTNATVLVAGPDFGTGSSREHAVWALQNYGFKVIISPRFGDIFRGNSGKAGLLAAQVDDKVVTALWEYLEANPGAQISVDLESRTVSAGEGVDRIEDSFTIDDYTRWRLLEGLDDIGITLGHADDIAAYESRRPSFKPATL
- a CDS encoding thiamine-phosphate kinase; this translates as MSEQTIAELGEFALIDLVRGRLGTSDYVLVGPGDDAAHIATADGTYVTATDILVEGRHFRRDWSTAADIGRKAVAANLSDINAMGGVATALVVAFAAPGDTPVKWVADLIGGMVEECDKVGAKIVGGDMSAADQIVISITALGDAERPVTRSGAQVGDQVAYAGTLGLASAGYGALSRGFRSPKAAVDEHRAPHPPYAAGPAAAAGGATSMIDISDGLLADLGHVARASKVAIDLDPASFPILDAVQTVAGALGGVDPLRFVLAGGDDYALAATFPTSASLPEGWTRIGVVKAGEGVTVAGAPYEGGTGHKHWN
- a CDS encoding trans-sulfuration enzyme family protein; protein product: MQPDTVTVIAGRPAHEPGAPLNAPITLASSFHAGGAFEYGRHANPAYESFESVVGELEGGRALAFASGIATAAATLGLLEPGAVVVLPRHGYNGTTSLVQSGPYEVRLIDPSDTAGSIDAFTGADLVWLESPTNPAMEVGDLPALVAAAKEAGALVAVDNTFRTPLRDRPLSYGADIVTHSASKLLGGHSDLVLGVLATGDDTLYERLHDHRSLHGAIPGALECFLAVRGVRTLAVRLDRAEASAAVLADRLKAHPAVAEVRYPGFGSMVCFVVDDADHAQRATESSRVITHATSLGGVESTWERRRRFPAEPETIPAGLIRLSVGIEAVEDLWADIEAALG
- a CDS encoding NAD(P)H-dependent glycerol-3-phosphate dehydrogenase, giving the protein MVTAAVMGAGSWGTAFSIVLADAGHDVHLWGRREETCENINERHENTEYLPGQELPGTIRATTDPAEALADAAIVVLAVPSQTLRPNLESWGHLIEPSAVMVSLMKGVELGSHMRMSEVIAEVTGAGPERIAVITGPNLAKEIARREPAAAVVACADESVALQLQKYLHTTAFRPYTNTDVVGCELGGTVKNIIGLAVGVCDGLGFGDNTKASVITRGLAETARLGMAMGADPMTFMGLAGLGDLVATCSSPLSRNRTFGEKLGRGMTVDEITSQTRQVAEGVKSCVSVAELSEMHGVEMPIVEHVRALVDGHMTPTELVNALISRSAKPETR